From Candidatus Margulisiibacteriota bacterium:
ATGCCTCTGCTGTTACCTTGCCCGTTGTGCTGATGCTGATGTCTGCCGCCAGTTTGGCCGCGGTGATCGCCCCGTCCGAAACAGTGTCCGCTTCCGCCGCCTTAAAGGCATTGCCCACGCTCACTATGGGAGAAGAAGGCGACAGCAGTTCATAGTTCGAGGACGAGCCGGGATTTGCCACCTCTATCTTCAGGTATAAGGCAGAACTTGAGAACAGAGAAGGCGGTATAGGTGTGGAGGAGCCAAGAGTTACCGAAAAAGCCCCCTTAACGACCTTAACAGACCTGTGTGTTTCAGGCCCCCAGACTACCGAAGAAGCGACCGAATCCACCGACACTATGGAAAATCTCATGTTGTAGTAACCGGTAAGCGCGTTGCCTGAGGCGTCCGAAAGGGTGCCTTCATAACCCATTTTCTGAGGGACCGCAGAACATAGGGAATAAAAAGGCGCTAGAAGAAATAAAAGGACAAAAAGATGCTTAACAAGGCAAAATAAAATGCCCGCAAACAAAGAATTGATTGTCTTGCGTTTATTCGTTTTATTCCCCGCGAAACGCCTTATATATCTTTTACACAGAATATATTATAGATATTGAGCTAAGTCAAGCGAAAACTGCGGAATATATTGAAAAACAAAGAGATATCTGTCTTAAGCCTGAAGAATAAGCAGGGTGATCACTGGTTCTCTCTCTGTGCCTTTTAGGACAAGTTTTCTTACCTGCTTCTTAATTTCCTGGCGCAGGGCAAAAAGGTCCTTTGACTTCTTTTTTCTAAATAATGCAACGGCTTCTTTTACGCTCTCGCAGGCCTTTTTGGCCAGGTCCCCTGACCTTGAAAACACAAAGCCTTTTGTTTCGATCTTTATCTCGTCCAAAAGCCGAAGGTCCTTTCTCGAAACCGCGATGCCGATCGTTATCGAACCGCTTTCTGACAGTTGCCTTCTTTCCTTCATGATGTCTTCTCCAACATCCCTGAAGCCGCTTTCATCTATCAGAACGCCGCTGGCAGGGACCTTGGCTCCCCTTACAGCCTTGCCTTTGGATATCTCGATAGTGTCCCCATTCTCGTCAATAAAGATGTTCTCATGCCTTATCCCTGTTTCAACAGCCAGTTTGGCATGCATGACCAGATGCCGGAACTCTCCGTGGGTCGGGATAAAATATCTGGGCTTTATGAGATTGAGGACCGTCTTGAGGTCCCCTCGGCTGCCATGTCCCGAAACATGGATGCCGTGCTTTTCTTCGTAAATGACCTCCGCACCCCTTTTAAAAAGCCTGTTTATGTTGTTAAAAACGGACTTTTCGTTGCCCGGTATCGCTATGGCAGAGATTATCACCGTATCGCCTTTTTGTATCTCCACCTGTTTGTGGGACCCGTTGGCCATCCTTGAGAGAGCCGACATCGGCTCGCCCTGGCTTCCGGTGGTAAGTATAACCAGTTTGTTCTGCGGCTGCCTTCCTATCTCATCCAGGCTTATCATCGTGTTGTGAGGTATCTTTAGATAGCCCATCTCTTTGGCTTTTCCTACGACATTTTTCATGGAAAGGCCGGACACGGCAACTTTTCGCCCGTGCTTGTGGGCACAGTCAAAGATCTGCTGTATCCTGTGGATGCTGGAGGCAAAAGAGGCTATTATTATGCGTTTTTTTGCTGCGGCAAAAAACCCGTCCAGGTTCTTTCCTACGGTTTTTTCGGACGGAGTGTACCCTTCGGAATCCGCGTTGGTGGAATCCGACATAAGGACAAGCACGCCTTTGCTTCCCAGCTCTCTCATCCTGTCTAAATTAGCTTTTTCACCGTCGACCGGAGTATGGTCTATCTTAAAATCGCCGGTGTGGAACAGCACTCCCACGGGAGTGGTTACGGCAACGGCAAAGGAATCCGGAATGCTGTGGTTGACCCTGATAAATTCCACCTTAAAGGGCCCCATATTGATCACCGTTCCGGGCTTAACTCCCGTCATTTTGGCTTTGGAGATGCCGTGTTCCTTGAGCCTGTGCTCGATCAGCCCAAGTGCCAGCCGGCTTCCCCAGATAGGTATGTTCATATCACGGAGCAGGTAAGGGATGCCTCCTATATGGTCCTCATGTCCGTGAGTTATCACAAGCCCTCTGATGAACTTGCGGTTCTCGCTCAAAAAGGACATGTCCGGGACTATCACATCTATCCCGGGAAGGTCATCCCCCGGAAATTTCATTCCGCAGTCTATAAGAAGGATATTGCTGCCGTATTTAACGGCGGTCATGTTCTTGCCTATCTCTTCCTGTCCCCCGAGGTGGATTATCTGGAGCTTTTTGTGGGGGTTATTGGACATTGTTATTGGATTATCCCCAGTTCTTTCATCACTTTTTGTATCTGCTCTTTTTCCCTGTCAAGAGGCTCCACCAGAGGCAGGCGCGTTTTGCCGCAGTCGCAGCCTACAAGGGAAAGGGCATATTTTACGGGCGAAGGATTTGAAGTTATAAAAAGCACTTTAAAGACAGGCATTAGCTTTCTGTGCAGCGCTTCGGCCTCTTTTGTTCTTCCTTCGACAAAACTTGAGATCATCTCTTTGATCTGCCCGCAGACGATATGCGAAGCTACGGAGATGACCCCGTAAGCCCCCACGGACATCATCGGAAGGGTCAGGCTGTCGTCCCCGCTCCAGATCAAGAACTTGTCCGAAGTAAGCTGCCTTACAGCTGAGGTCTGGTTAAGGTCCCCTGCCGCATCCTTTAAGCCGATAACATTCTTGAGCTCCGATATCCTGGCGATCGTTTCCGGAAGCATGTTGATGCCGGTCCTGCCCGGAATGTTATACAGGATCAGAGGAAGCCCTGAACTTTGAGCGACCGCTTTGTAATGCTGATACAGGCCTTCCTGCGACGGCTTGTTGTAGTACGGGACCACAAGTAAAGCGGCGTCAAGCCCTAGTTTTTCGGCTTTTTGCGTGGAAGCGATCGTGGTGGCAGTAGAATTGGAGCCTGTTCCCGCTATCACGGAAAGCCTCCCCTTAGCGGCGCTCTTTACAACTTTGTAGAGCTCATACTCCTCTTCGTGGGTCAGCGTGGGAGATTCCCCTGTTGTGCCGTGGACCACCAGCCCGTCACAGCCGTTATCGGCAAAATAAGAGGCCAGTTCCTCGGCCTTTGCATAGTTTATGCTGCCGTCCGGCTTAAAGGGCGTCACCATCGCAGTGATAAGCCTGCCTATTTTTTCCATAACCTCCTTAGCTCCTTTATCCTGTCCCTTAAAGCCGCCGCTTTCTCGAATTCAAGAGCTATTGAGGCGGCTTTCATATCGTCTTCCAACTTTCTTATAATATAAGGTATTTCCTCCTGTTTTACAAGTGTTTGAGACCCCCTAAGCTCTTTAGACGAAGCGTTTTCCAGCTGCTCGCTGATATCCTTGATCTCTTTCACGATGGTTTTTGGAGAGATCCCGTGTTTTTTGTTATAGGCCAGTTGAATTGTCCTCCTCCTGTTGGTCTCGGAAAGCGCCTTTTTCATGGAATCCGTTATCCTTTCGGCATATAGAAAGACCTCGCCGTTGACATTTCTTGCCGCCCTTCCTATGGTCTGGACAAGCGAGGTCTCTCCCCTCAAAAAGCCTTCTTTGTCCGCGTCCAGGATCGCCACCAGAGAAACTTCAGGAAGATCAAGGCCCTCGCGCAGCAGGTTTATGCCGACAAGCACATCAAATTCCCCCAGCCTCAGGCCGCGCAGTATCTCTATCCTGTCAAAAGTATCGATATCCGAGTGCAGGTACCTGACGCGGAACCCTTTTTCGTTGAGGAACTCGGAAAGGTCCTCCGCCATCCTTTTGGTAAGCGTAGTGACAAGTACCCTTTCGTTCTTTTCCGTCCTTTTCCTGATCTCTTTGGCAAGGTCCTTTATCTGCCCCTTTGAGGCCTTTAGCGTTACCTTGGGGTCCACAAGCCCCGTGGGCCTGATTATCTGCTCAACCACTTTGTCGGTATGCTCCATCTCGTATTTCCCCGGGGTGGCCGATACAAAAACGCACTGGTTGGTCCTGGACTCGAATTCTTTAAAATTTAGAGGCCTGTTGTCGGCGGCTGACGGGAGACGGAAGCCGTAGTCTATCAGCATCTTTTTTCTGGCCTGGTCCCCTGCGTACATGCCTCTGATCTGGGGAACGGCCACATGGCTTTCGTCTATGAACATGACAAAGTCCTTTGGAAAATAATCCAGAAGAGTTGCCGGAGGCTCCCCTGCCGCTCTCCCGTCCATATGCCTGCTGTAATTTTCTATCCCGTGGCAGTAGCCCATCTCCCTTATCATCTCTATGTCAAAATTAGTTCTCTGCTCAAGCCTTTGCGCCTCAAGGAGCTTGTTCTTTCCCTTAAAAAACTTAAGCCTTTCCGATAGTTCCGCCTCTATGCTCTGTATGGCCCTCTCCAGCCTGTCGCGAAAGGTCACATAATGCGTGGCGGGAAAGATCCTGACGCTTTCTTTTTTTGAAATGACCTCTCCCGTTAAAGGATCTACTTCTGTTATCCTTGAGACCTTGTCATAGTCGAACTCTACCCTGAAAATGTTCTTCTCGTATATCGGAAGCACCTCAAGCGTGTCCCCCCTTGCCCTGAACTTGCCGCGAGAGAGCGCCGTATCATTTCTATCATATTTGATCTCCACCAGCCTTTTGAGAACGGCATCCCTGCCCGTTTCCTGGCCGCGGCCTATTTCCAGCGAACCCTCAAGGTAATTGGCGGGAGTTCCCAGGCCGTAAATACAGGAAACGGATGCAACTATTATCACATCCCTTCTTTCAAAAAGCGACATCGTTGCCCGGTGCCTCAGCCTGTCTATCTCATCATTAATAGCGGAATCTTTTTCTATATATGTGTCGGAACTTGGGATATATGCTTCGGGCTGGTAGTAGTCGTAATAGCTTACAAAATATTCAACCGCGTTTCCCGGAAAAAAATCTCGGAACTCCTGGCAAAGCTGGGCGGCAAGGGTCTTGTTCGGAGATAATATGAGAGCTGGTTTCTGGGTCTTTTGAATGACGGAAGCCATCGTGAAAGTCTTGCCGGAACCGGTCACCCCCAGCAGTGTTGAAAACCTTTTTTGTTCGCTTACGCGCTCAACCAGTTCTTCAATAGCCCGGGGCTGGTCCCCGGAGGGTTCAAAAGAAGCTTTCAGTTTGAAGTCCACACAAAAATTATAGCATTTCAATCAAAGTATTTCGCCGGAGCGAGCATTCCGACAGCTCCGTTGCTCCAAAACCGGCACCTTGCGAACTCTACGCTCAGATAACGCGCAAGATCATAGATCCCGGTCCCCATGTCAGCAGGAGCATTCCTTAACCTGGAACTCACAAACGAAAACCCAGCCTTTTTCATGAACCGGTGCGAGCCGTGGGACAGGTATTGTCCGTTGTCCGTACCCCAAAAAGAAACGAATGTTTTTAATCCTCCAAGCCTGCTTTCTATGCCTGCGGACTTGAAAAACTTTTCAGTCAGGAAAAAGCCGTATTCTTCTTCCGGAAATACCCTGAAATACATGTCCTCCCCGCTATTCGTTAGAAAATCAAGATCAATGCCGCTCGCAAGCGTTATGCCAAAAACATCGTCTGTCCTTATATAGGGGATCCCAAAGCCAGGAAAGATAATGAAGTCTTTGGCCGGAGTTCTTAAAAACCCCGGACGCGCCTGGAAAAAATATCCCGACGGGGAGAACTCTACCTGCTGCACATAAGCTGTTTCCGGTATGCCGGATCCTTCGAACGGAATATAGATACGGTCAACGGCCTTTTTAAGGTCGTCGGACAGCTCGGGAAGAATAGAGGATGCCCTGGTCTCGTAAACATTTGTGGCCCCGCGAAAAGGGTCATTGGAATATCTGCCCTCCGCATCAAAACATTCAATATGGAGATGTCCCAGATGCGGGTGCCTCATCATAGCCCCCAGATACTGGCAGTCCACCTGCTGCTGTATCAAGGCGTGGGCTTCTCCTGACCATGGCACTCCTCCGTCCTGACAGTGCAGCCTGAAACTCCGGCTGTTAACGCCTTTCTCTATCTTTTCAAGAGCTTTCCCCACTCCGTCTATGGATGTGACATTTCTTTCGGTATGGACCGCGTCGATCGACCAGTGATAATCCGTGGGATGGGACCCTCTGACGATTATCCGGCCGTCGTTCCTCAGCATTGCCTGCAGCTGCGGCAATATGCTGTCAAGCCTTTGTCCGCTGTAAAGCCAGGCGGAACGGGGAACAGGGATAGGGATCCCCCTTTCAAGGATAAGCCGGGTAGTTTCCAGCTTGCTTCCGCCCCTCATTATCAATTCAGTTGTTAACAAATTGCCCATGATCGCCCTTAAATGTATATCTCTAGTTTTAAGCGGATATTTCAAAAGCCCGCAGATTTTGAGGGGCTCCAGCGCCCTGCCGGGGGAGGAACAAAGGCTAACTAGCTCTAGCAGCCATCGGAAATGATTTTGGATATCTTAGTTTTAAGGCCTCTTTTGGCGCCGTTATTGTGTATTTTAATGTCGGTCTCATTTTTGTAGCTGCCAGGTTTTCTCTGAAAAGCCATCCTCCTAAGCATTTCTTTTGACCGCTTTCCCCGCTTGGCAAGCCTTTTAAGCCTGTTCTTTTTTGAGGCCAAGACCAGCCAGATCCGGTCGCAGTATCCTGCCAGGCCCATTTCTTTTAGCACCGCGGCATTGATAGCGATCTTTTTTTTCTGCGTTCTTTCGACAAGCCCGGCTATCTTTTTCCTCATGACAGGGTGCATTATACTGTTAAGAAGCAGAAGGCGCTTTCTATCGGAAAACACGAGCCTGCCCAATTTATTCCTGGAGACCTCCCCTTTGGTCCCAAGCGCTTTTCTTCCGAACGCAGCAATTATCCTCTTTTTTGCCGGCAGTTCTTTTAAAACCTGATGCCCTATCCTATCGGCATCGATCACATAAAAACCGTATCCTTTTAGTATCTTGCACACCTCGTCTTTGCCCGAAGCAATTGGCCCTGTAACCCCGATGACGGTCTTTTTTTTGACATCCATAGAGATAATATACCATACCATTTAGTTCTTTCTGAAGGCTTTTATAGTTATCCTGCTGCCGTCGCTGGTCATTGACACTGACCCGTCCTCATCGGTGCGGTAGACTTTTATCCCCCGCTGCTTAAGCTTTTCAAGGACCTCCGGCCTGGGATGACCGAATTTATTGCCCTTTCCAACACAGATGACAGCGGTTTTAGGTGCCGCCGCTTCAAGGAACTCATCGCTTGTTGAGGTGGCGCTGCCGTGGTGCCCTATCTTTAGCACATCGCTCATAAAATAATAGCCCCGGTCCAGCATCTCTTTTTCCGCTTCAAAGGCGGCATCCCCTGTCAGCATAAAGGAGGTGCCGCCATAGACCAGCCTTATCACTATCGAACTGTTGTT
This genomic window contains:
- the uvrB gene encoding excinuclease ABC subunit UvrB, which codes for MDFKLKASFEPSGDQPRAIEELVERVSEQKRFSTLLGVTGSGKTFTMASVIQKTQKPALILSPNKTLAAQLCQEFRDFFPGNAVEYFVSYYDYYQPEAYIPSSDTYIEKDSAINDEIDRLRHRATMSLFERRDVIIVASVSCIYGLGTPANYLEGSLEIGRGQETGRDAVLKRLVEIKYDRNDTALSRGKFRARGDTLEVLPIYEKNIFRVEFDYDKVSRITEVDPLTGEVISKKESVRIFPATHYVTFRDRLERAIQSIEAELSERLKFFKGKNKLLEAQRLEQRTNFDIEMIREMGYCHGIENYSRHMDGRAAGEPPATLLDYFPKDFVMFIDESHVAVPQIRGMYAGDQARKKMLIDYGFRLPSAADNRPLNFKEFESRTNQCVFVSATPGKYEMEHTDKVVEQIIRPTGLVDPKVTLKASKGQIKDLAKEIRKRTEKNERVLVTTLTKRMAEDLSEFLNEKGFRVRYLHSDIDTFDRIEILRGLRLGEFDVLVGINLLREGLDLPEVSLVAILDADKEGFLRGETSLVQTIGRAARNVNGEVFLYAERITDSMKKALSETNRRRTIQLAYNKKHGISPKTIVKEIKDISEQLENASSKELRGSQTLVKQEEIPYIIRKLEDDMKAASIALEFEKAAALRDRIKELRRLWKK
- the dapA gene encoding 4-hydroxy-tetrahydrodipicolinate synthase: MEKIGRLITAMVTPFKPDGSINYAKAEELASYFADNGCDGLVVHGTTGESPTLTHEEEYELYKVVKSAAKGRLSVIAGTGSNSTATTIASTQKAEKLGLDAALLVVPYYNKPSQEGLYQHYKAVAQSSGLPLILYNIPGRTGINMLPETIARISELKNVIGLKDAAGDLNQTSAVRQLTSDKFLIWSGDDSLTLPMMSVGAYGVISVASHIVCGQIKEMISSFVEGRTKEAEALHRKLMPVFKVLFITSNPSPVKYALSLVGCDCGKTRLPLVEPLDREKEQIQKVMKELGIIQ
- the coaE gene encoding dephospho-CoA kinase (Dephospho-CoA kinase (CoaE) performs the final step in coenzyme A biosynthesis.) — translated: MDVKKKTVIGVTGPIASGKDEVCKILKGYGFYVIDADRIGHQVLKELPAKKRIIAAFGRKALGTKGEVSRNKLGRLVFSDRKRLLLLNSIMHPVMRKKIAGLVERTQKKKIAINAAVLKEMGLAGYCDRIWLVLASKKNRLKRLAKRGKRSKEMLRRMAFQRKPGSYKNETDIKIHNNGAKRGLKTKISKIISDGC
- a CDS encoding ribonuclease J, with the protein product MSNNPHKKLQIIHLGGQEEIGKNMTAVKYGSNILLIDCGMKFPGDDLPGIDVIVPDMSFLSENRKFIRGLVITHGHEDHIGGIPYLLRDMNIPIWGSRLALGLIEHRLKEHGISKAKMTGVKPGTVINMGPFKVEFIRVNHSIPDSFAVAVTTPVGVLFHTGDFKIDHTPVDGEKANLDRMRELGSKGVLVLMSDSTNADSEGYTPSEKTVGKNLDGFFAAAKKRIIIASFASSIHRIQQIFDCAHKHGRKVAVSGLSMKNVVGKAKEMGYLKIPHNTMISLDEIGRQPQNKLVILTTGSQGEPMSALSRMANGSHKQVEIQKGDTVIISAIAIPGNEKSVFNNINRLFKRGAEVIYEEKHGIHVSGHGSRGDLKTVLNLIKPRYFIPTHGEFRHLVMHAKLAVETGIRHENIFIDENGDTIEISKGKAVRGAKVPASGVLIDESGFRDVGEDIMKERRQLSESGSITIGIAVSRKDLRLLDEIKIETKGFVFSRSGDLAKKACESVKEAVALFRKKKSKDLFALRQEIKKQVRKLVLKGTEREPVITLLILQA